From a region of the Neobacillus niacini genome:
- the dnaJ gene encoding molecular chaperone DnaJ has translation MSKRDYYEVLGVSKSASKDEIKKAYRKLSKQYHPDINKEADAADKFKEIAEAYEVLSDDQKKAHYDQFGHTDPNQGFGGGADFGGGFGGFEDIFNTFFGGGGSRRRDPNAPRQGADLQYTMTISFEEAAFGKETDIEIPREETCGTCNGSGAKKGTNPETCQHCHGTGQLNIEQNTPFGRVVNRRTCHHCNGTGKEIKHKCSTCGGTGKVKKRKKIHVKIPAGIDDGQQLRISGQGEGGINGGPSGDLYIVFHVREHEFFERDGDDVYCEMPITFVQASLGDEIEVPTLHGKVKVKVPSGTQTGTKFRLKGKGIPNVRGYGTGDQHIIVRIITPTKLTDKQKQLLREFAELSGNSPIGEHEEGFFSKVKRAFKGE, from the coding sequence ATGAGTAAACGAGATTACTATGAAGTGCTTGGAGTTAGTAAGAGCGCTTCTAAGGATGAGATAAAAAAAGCATATCGAAAGCTCTCTAAACAATATCATCCAGATATTAACAAAGAGGCTGATGCTGCAGATAAATTTAAAGAAATCGCTGAAGCTTATGAGGTTTTAAGCGATGATCAAAAAAAGGCCCATTATGATCAATTTGGTCATACTGATCCAAACCAAGGCTTCGGTGGCGGCGCTGATTTCGGCGGTGGTTTCGGCGGTTTTGAAGATATTTTTAATACCTTTTTTGGCGGGGGTGGTTCGCGCCGACGTGATCCAAATGCCCCAAGACAAGGTGCAGACCTTCAATATACAATGACCATTTCTTTTGAAGAAGCGGCTTTCGGAAAAGAAACAGATATTGAAATCCCACGCGAAGAGACATGTGGTACATGTAACGGTTCTGGTGCTAAAAAGGGAACAAACCCAGAAACCTGTCAACACTGTCATGGAACAGGACAGTTAAATATTGAGCAAAATACACCATTTGGCAGAGTGGTTAATCGCCGTACTTGTCATCATTGTAACGGCACAGGTAAAGAGATTAAACATAAATGTTCAACCTGTGGCGGAACTGGTAAAGTGAAAAAACGGAAAAAGATTCATGTTAAAATCCCTGCAGGTATTGATGATGGTCAGCAGTTAAGGATTTCCGGACAAGGTGAAGGCGGAATTAACGGTGGACCTTCTGGAGATTTATATATTGTTTTCCACGTTAGAGAACATGAGTTTTTTGAAAGAGATGGCGATGATGTTTATTGCGAAATGCCTATCACCTTTGTTCAAGCATCGCTTGGAGATGAAATCGAAGTCCCAACCCTGCATGGCAAAGTAAAAGTAAAGGTCCCATCTGGTACGCAGACAGGAACAAAATTCCGACTTAAAGGTAAAGGAATTCCGAATGTACGTGGATATGGAACCGGGGATCAGCACATAATCGTCCGAATTATTACTCCAACTAAGTTAACCGATAAACAAAAGCAACTTCTTCGTGAATTTGCTGAACTTAGTGGAAATTCACCAATTGGTGAACATGAAGAAGGTTTCTTCTCAAAAGTAAAACGAGCCTTTAAAGGCGAGTAA
- the prmA gene encoding 50S ribosomal protein L11 methyltransferase: MKWSELSIHTTNEAIEPISHILHEAGASGVVIEDPFELTKERQDQFGEIYQLNPDDYPEEGVIVKAYLPVNSFLGETVDAIKESINNLIIHNIDIGINKVTISEVNEEEWATAWKKYYHPVKISEKFTIVPTWEIYTPVSSDELIIELDPGMAFGTGTHPTTVMCIQALERTVRPGDRVIDVGTGSGVLSIAAAMLGAEDVRAYDLDEVAVTSARLNIKLNKVSEKVATSQNNLLDGVEENSADVVVANILAEVILRFTDDVAHVVKPGGTFIASGIIQQKKDQVKEGLIQSGFEITETILMEDWVAIIAKRV; this comes from the coding sequence ATGAAGTGGTCTGAACTTAGTATTCACACTACAAACGAAGCGATTGAACCAATATCGCATATTTTACATGAGGCCGGTGCTAGCGGTGTAGTTATTGAAGATCCTTTTGAACTAACAAAGGAGAGGCAAGATCAGTTCGGGGAAATCTACCAACTCAATCCTGATGATTACCCTGAAGAAGGAGTCATTGTGAAAGCCTATTTACCTGTTAACAGCTTCTTAGGTGAAACGGTAGACGCAATAAAAGAATCAATCAATAACCTTATTATTCACAATATTGATATTGGAATAAATAAAGTCACTATTAGTGAAGTGAACGAAGAAGAATGGGCAACAGCATGGAAGAAATATTATCACCCTGTTAAAATTTCAGAGAAGTTTACGATTGTTCCTACATGGGAGATCTACACTCCAGTCAGCAGTGATGAATTAATCATTGAATTGGATCCTGGAATGGCATTCGGAACTGGAACACATCCAACAACGGTTATGTGTATCCAAGCTTTAGAAAGAACAGTCCGACCTGGTGACAGGGTAATTGATGTTGGAACTGGATCAGGTGTGCTAAGTATCGCTGCCGCTATGCTCGGTGCAGAAGATGTTCGTGCCTATGATTTAGATGAAGTTGCCGTAACATCAGCGCGACTCAACATAAAGCTTAATAAAGTGAGTGAAAAAGTAGCCACTTCGCAAAATAACCTTTTAGATGGCGTCGAAGAGAATTCAGCTGACGTGGTTGTGGCCAATATTTTAGCTGAAGTTATTTTACGTTTTACAGATGATGTAGCACATGTTGTGAAACCTGGAGGAACTTTTATTGCCTCAGGAATTATTCAGCAGAAGAAAGATCAAGTAAAAGAAGGACTCATTCAGTCCGGATTTGAAATTACCGAAACCATCTTAATGGAAGATTGGGTTGCGATTATTGCTAAAAGGGTATAA
- a CDS encoding 16S rRNA (uracil(1498)-N(3))-methyltransferase codes for MQRYFVKQRAIDNRFMIDGDDRHHIIKVMRMEIGDKIICVEPEGQAAVCEIAKITDEQVVADVVQWKDEKSELPILISIASGLPKGDKLEWIIQKGTELGARQFIPFAARRSVVKWDDKKAGKKVERWQKIAKEAAEQSHRGIVPEIISPMDFKALIDRSKNFHYKLVAFEEESRSGETSIFSATLLKMKPGDSLLLVFGPEGGLADEEVHVLQENGFALCGLGPRILRTETAPLYALAAISYHFELMRR; via the coding sequence GTGCAACGGTACTTTGTTAAACAACGAGCAATTGATAATCGTTTTATGATTGATGGTGATGACCGCCATCATATTATTAAGGTAATGCGCATGGAAATCGGGGACAAAATCATTTGTGTTGAACCTGAAGGCCAAGCAGCAGTTTGCGAAATTGCAAAAATTACCGATGAACAAGTCGTTGCAGACGTTGTACAATGGAAAGATGAGAAGTCGGAGCTTCCTATTTTAATTTCGATTGCAAGCGGACTTCCAAAAGGGGACAAGCTTGAATGGATTATTCAAAAAGGTACTGAACTTGGTGCCCGCCAGTTTATTCCTTTTGCAGCTCGTCGTTCTGTCGTAAAATGGGATGATAAAAAGGCCGGTAAAAAAGTAGAGAGATGGCAAAAAATAGCCAAAGAAGCTGCGGAACAATCCCATCGTGGAATTGTACCTGAAATTATAAGTCCGATGGATTTTAAAGCTTTGATAGATAGAAGCAAAAATTTTCATTATAAATTAGTTGCTTTCGAGGAAGAAAGCAGGAGCGGTGAAACTTCTATTTTTTCAGCTACATTACTAAAAATGAAACCTGGGGATTCACTGCTTTTAGTTTTTGGTCCTGAGGGCGGGCTTGCAGACGAAGAGGTCCACGTACTACAGGAAAATGGTTTTGCCCTATGCGGCTTAGGTCCGCGTATTTTAAGAACGGAAACTGCGCCCTTATATGCTCTAGCGGCGATTTCCTACCATTTTGAATTAATGAGGAGATGA
- the mtaB gene encoding tRNA (N(6)-L-threonylcarbamoyladenosine(37)-C(2))-methylthiotransferase MtaB, translating into MPTVAFHTLGCKVNHYETEAIWQLFKQEGYDRVDFESISDVYIINTCTVTNTGDKKSRQVIRRAVRKNPDAVICVTGCYAQTSPAEIMAIPGVDIVVGTQDRVKMLDYIEQFKTERQPINGVGNIMKNRVYEELDVPAFTDRTRASLKIQEGCNNFCTFCIIPWARGLMRSRDPKEVIRQAQQLVDAGYKEIVLTGIHTGGYGEDMKDYNLALLLRDLEAQVKGLARLRISSIEASQITDEVIEVIKHSNIIVRHLHIPLQSGSNTVLKRMRRKYTMEFFGERLGRLKEVLPGLAVTSDVIVGFPGETEEEFMETYNFIKDHKFSELHVFPYSKRTGTPAARMEDQVDEEIKNERVHRLITLSDQLAKEYASQFEDDVLEVIPEEEFRDGMYVGYTDNYLKVVFPATEEMIGKLVKVKITKAGYPYNEGQFVRIVEEDIKAEIFTKEEAAI; encoded by the coding sequence ATGCCAACAGTCGCTTTTCATACACTAGGATGTAAGGTGAATCATTATGAGACTGAAGCAATCTGGCAATTGTTCAAGCAAGAAGGCTATGATCGAGTTGATTTCGAATCAATTTCCGATGTCTATATTATTAATACTTGTACCGTAACAAATACTGGCGATAAAAAAAGCCGTCAAGTGATTCGTCGTGCTGTCCGGAAAAATCCTGATGCCGTAATTTGTGTTACAGGTTGTTATGCTCAAACCTCACCAGCTGAGATTATGGCGATACCGGGTGTTGATATTGTAGTTGGAACCCAGGATCGTGTCAAAATGCTTGATTACATTGAACAGTTTAAAACAGAACGTCAGCCAATAAATGGCGTAGGCAATATTATGAAAAATCGTGTTTACGAAGAGCTAGATGTTCCTGCGTTTACAGATCGTACACGTGCTTCGTTGAAAATCCAAGAGGGTTGTAACAACTTCTGTACTTTCTGTATTATCCCTTGGGCACGTGGGTTAATGAGATCACGTGATCCAAAGGAAGTTATCCGCCAAGCACAGCAGCTTGTGGATGCAGGTTATAAAGAAATCGTATTAACCGGGATTCACACAGGCGGCTATGGTGAAGATATGAAGGATTACAATTTAGCCTTGCTGCTCCGTGATCTAGAAGCGCAAGTTAAAGGTCTTGCAAGACTTCGAATTTCTTCTATTGAAGCAAGCCAAATTACCGATGAGGTAATTGAAGTGATTAAACACTCTAATATTATTGTTCGCCATTTGCATATCCCATTACAGTCTGGTTCTAACACCGTACTAAAAAGAATGCGTCGTAAGTATACAATGGAATTCTTTGGTGAAAGGTTAGGCCGTCTAAAAGAAGTGCTTCCAGGACTTGCGGTTACATCAGACGTTATTGTTGGTTTTCCAGGTGAAACAGAAGAAGAATTTATGGAGACTTATAATTTTATCAAAGATCATAAATTCTCAGAACTGCATGTTTTCCCTTATTCTAAGCGTACAGGAACACCTGCTGCCCGTATGGAAGATCAGGTCGATGAAGAAATTAAAAATGAGCGTGTGCATCGCTTAATAACTCTTTCTGATCAGTTAGCAAAGGAATATGCTTCTCAATTTGAAGATGACGTATTAGAAGTAATCCCAGAAGAAGAATTCAGAGACGGTATGTATGTAGGATATACAGATAATTATTTAAAAGTTGTGTTCCCTGCAACAGAAGAAATGATTGGTAAACTTGTTAAAGTAAAAATTACAAAAGCTGGTTATCCATACAACGAAGGACAGTTTGTCCGAATTGTTGAAGAAGATATAAAAGCAGAAATATTTACAAAAGAAGAAGCTGCAATTTAG
- the deoC gene encoding deoxyribose-phosphate aldolase: MATTNVASMIDHTLLKADATRQQIETLCQEAIEHKFFSVCVNPTWVSTARDLLSGSGVKVCTVIGFPLGATTPETKAFETNNAIENGADEVDMVINIGALKDKNDELVEKDIRAVVEAAKGRALTKVIIETSLLTREEKIRACELAVKAGTDFVKTSTGFSTGGATVEDIKLMRETVGPDIGVKASGGVRNTEDTEKMIEAGATRIGASAGVAILKGLTSTSDY; this comes from the coding sequence ATGGCTACTACCAACGTTGCTTCAATGATAGACCATACATTGTTAAAAGCGGACGCAACCCGCCAGCAAATAGAAACCTTATGCCAAGAAGCGATAGAACATAAGTTTTTTTCAGTTTGTGTAAATCCAACGTGGGTAAGCACAGCTAGAGATTTACTTAGCGGCAGCGGCGTTAAGGTTTGTACGGTTATTGGATTTCCATTAGGCGCTACAACGCCGGAAACAAAGGCTTTTGAGACAAATAATGCGATAGAAAATGGCGCAGATGAAGTAGATATGGTTATCAATATTGGTGCTTTGAAGGATAAAAATGATGAGTTAGTTGAGAAAGATATTCGTGCAGTTGTGGAAGCTGCAAAGGGAAGAGCGTTAACAAAGGTTATTATTGAAACAAGCTTGCTTACAAGGGAAGAAAAGATTCGCGCCTGTGAGCTAGCTGTAAAGGCTGGAACAGACTTTGTAAAAACATCGACAGGATTCTCAACTGGCGGTGCTACTGTTGAGGATATTAAGCTGATGAGGGAAACTGTTGGACCTGATATTGGAGTAAAAGCCTCTGGTGGAGTACGTAATACCGAAGATACGGAAAAAATGATTGAAGCAGGAGCAACGAGAATTGGTGCAAGTGCGGGAGTAGCAATTCTTAAAGGATTAACATCTACTTCTGACTACTAA